The segment CCATCTCTGTAACAGTGATAAGGCATCAAACATAACATCAGATGGCGCGTTAGGGAAATGTTTCTCAATCGCCATTTTGTTCCTTGTGACCCATAGGGTCCAGGCAAAAACTGCGAAAAGGAACATAAGCAACCGCGTAGATAAGGGACCATTGCCCCACAACCATCCCTCTGACAGTTCTTGTAAGGAATGGGGAACATCCTCCAGACAGAAAACCTCCTTTATGATTGCCCAGATGAATTTAGCAAAAACACATTCAAAAAGAATATGATTAATAGTTTCTATAACCCCACAAAGACAACATTTGCCATCTCCTCTCCAACCCCTTCTTAAGAGAGACAAGCCCACCGGCAGTTTGTTATTAAAAGTTTGCCAAAGAAAAAACTTTATTTTTAGAGGTATTTTACACTTCCAAATAATTCCAGCCACCCTACTCGGCATGCCACTATTTGATAAGAATCTGTATAGGGATTTAGTTGTAAACATCTTAGTCTTATCAAGAACCCATAACACTTTATCAGGACTATTTTCTTCTATGGAAAAATGTTGAAGTTCATCATAAAGCATAGTCCATCTCTGGAATTCTTCACTTGAAAGAGCTCTACGAAACTGGACAACCCAATCCTGATCAACCCAGCAGTCTCTAACAACACAGTCAGGATGACTTACCATTCTATACAAATCCTCATAATAGATTTTTAAAGGAACATCATGCAACCAGCAATCATGCCAGAAGGAACAGTTATTGCCCCTACCCACTGTAAAATTAGCCCCCCACTTAAAGAGATGTTTAACCTTTTGAAGCCCTTGCCAAAACTGAGACCCCCCTTTGGATTTGGCAGAGAAGAAATTAATATCCTTCATATACTTAGATTTCAGCAGTTTGAACCATAACTCATCAGGTTCCTGCAAGATCTTCCAGATCCATTTGACCAGCAGGCAATCATTCATCAACCTGGTGTTAATGATGCCTAGACCCCCTTGGTCCTTTGGTCTGGAAACCATTTCCCATTTGGCCATATGATATCTAAATTTGTCCTCGGTCCCTTGCCATAAGAAATTAGCCCTAATACTATCCATTTTTTTGTGCACCCCATCTTGTAACCAATAAAACCCCATGCAGTATAGGGGGATGCTGCTCAGGCAAGTATTAGAAAGAATTTGTCTCCCTCCTGAAGTTAAGTGTTTCCCTTTCCAAGGATCAAGTCTCTTGTACAATTTttgagggaggaaggagaaagcACTGGTATTAAGATGTTTATTACTAATTGGAATACCCAAATATTTCATCGGCATCTCCCCCAGAACACAGTTTAACATATTGGCCATCCTTTCTCTTTCTACTTGAGGGGCTCCAAACACATAAACTTCACTCTTATGATAGTTAATTCTCAGCCCAGACAACCATTCAAAACAGTACAGGATCAATTTAAGATTTCTAATGGACTGATCTGACCCATCAATCAGAATAACAGTATCATCAGCATATTGAATATGTGAAATACCCCCAGGAATAAGGTTACTCAGCACCCCTCTCAAGTGACCTTTACTAATTGCCTTATCCAGGAGAATACCCAACACATCAGCCACTACATTGAAGAGGATGGGGGATAAGGGATCACCTTGTCTTAAACCCCGAGAGGTCTTAAAATATGGGCTTCTCTCCCCATTTACATTAATGCAGATCTTACCTCCCCTTACAGTGTTCATCACCCATTGAATCCATTTTTGAGGGAAGTTTTTCTTTTCCATAACTTGCTCAAGAAAACTCCAGCTAACTCTATCATACGCTTTTTCAAAATCAATTTTAAGAATAAGCCCTTTCTTGTGGGAAGAGTGTAACTCATGTAGGACTTCATGCAGCACCACTATGCCATCTAAAATATTTCTCCCTCTGATAAAGCCAGACTGATTTTTCCCCACCACCCGTTGCGCAATCGGGACCAATCTATTTGTCAAAACCTTAGTAAAGCACTTGAAATCCACATTTAGAAGACAAATAGGTCTATATTGTTTTATACTGTTAGCCTCCTTGACTTTTGGAACTAAAGTAATAACCCCAAAATTTAACCTTTTGATATCTAACTCCCCTTCCCAGAAGTCCTGGAACATGGCCATAACCTCCCCTTTAATAGTCTCCCAGAATCTTTGAAAGAAAATTGGGTTAAACCCATTAGGTCCAGGAGCCGAGTTCACCTTCATATCCATAATGGCACCCTTAATCTCCTCTATCTCAAAAAGTTTTACAAGGTccatcttctcctcctcccTTAGCTTCCTCTCTAAAGGCCAGAAATCATTATTTAACGTGATAGAGCACTCACCACTTGGACCAAAGAGATTTTTATAGAAGAGAACTATATGTTCAATGATCTCCTTTTGCCCCCTTATTTCCCCATGATCAGATTCCAAAAAAGAAATCATATTTTTCCTCCTTCTTCCATTAGCACATTGGTGGAAAAAAAGGGTATTGGCATCCCCTTCCaataaccatttatttccagcCTTTTGCTTCCAATAAAGTTCCTCACTCCTATGGACCCTTTCCAGAGAGTTTTCCACCTCAATCCTTTCCTCCCATTCCTGAATGGTTAATAACCTCGATTCCGCTATCTTATCTAATTCTTGAATTCTTTGTGTCATATtagctttctctcttttttgttCCCCAATAAGCTGTAAATTCCACCCTCTCAAATACTTTCTCAAGGATTGAAGACACCCTTGCCATCTATCCAGAGAGTAGTTATGGTCTTCTTTAAAGAACAACCATCTATCCTGAATCATTTTAGAAAAGCCCTCTCTTTTAATCCACTGTTCGTCAAAGAAAAAATAACGAGGCCTTttctccccttcttctccagtgtTAAGAACTAGAGGACAATGATCAGAGCCTACTCTAGGTTTCACCCAAGCAAAACAAGTAGGATAGTGTAATTCCCAACTTGTGGAAGCAAGAATTCTATCTAGTTTTACTAAAATAGGATTTTTCTGTTTATTGGACCAGGTAAACCGACTGCCATTACAAAAAATTTCCCTTAGTTGAAAAGATCCAATGAATTCATTAAACAGATCCATAAGCTTTTGATCCCCTACTCCCTGATTCCTTTCATTATTGTTCCTAATTAAATTGAAATCTCCCCCCATCAACACAGGTAAGCTGAGAGTAGagcaaaaagaagaaagatcctGAAGAAAACTACTAGAGTAGTTATGCTGAGCAGGCCCATACACATTAATGATCCAGAATCTATGATTAGTAACTCTGTTTCTAACCAGAACGCCCATAAAATAAGCCTCATAAATGTGATCTTCCACTTCTAAAGAGTCAGATCTAATACCTATCATCATGCCCCCTGAATGTCCTTTGGAAGGTGACCAGCACCAGGAAAAACTCTGGTTGCCAGCAAGTTCCCTAAGCTCCCAATCCTCAAAGTTTTGCTTAATGGTCTCCTGAAGAGCCACAACTTCCAAATTATCTGAAATAATGTGATTCCTGACTAAAGATCTTCTACTCCCTCTACCAAGCCCTCTTACATTCCAAAACATGACTTTCATTTTGGATTATCTACAGGTTGACCATCTTTTAATTTACTGAGTTTCAATCCATTATCCCTCCCCCCAAGGGAGTCTGGGTTGAACTCTCTTTGGATGTTGGAAATCACTCCCATAGTGAATTCCTGTTCCTCATCCACTGATTTAGGAGCAGTTTTCTGTTTCTCCTTTTCTAAAAAACTATTATATTTTGCTTCTGCTATTTTGGCTCTTGCTATCTCCTCAGCCTTAAAAGCATCTAAGCATTCATCAACATTTTCTATCTCTAAATCCAAATCAGATATGACATTTTGCAAAACAGAATTTGGGCAATTATTCAAAATAGTAAAGGAGTTACTGCTGGTACCTGTAATTGTGTTTCTCTCCATAGCCCTTTGCGTCGCTTTTGCAGCAATTGGAATCCCATCCCTTGGAATCCTAGAGCTTGTCCTTGTCGCCATTACCACCTTCTTGGGCTTCTTAACTTTTCTGGGTCTAGGAGCTTGCCACTCAGAATCATCCCCTTCAATGTTCTTCTCAAAGAATACTTCATTGTCCATTAGATCCTCTGCACACAGATTCCCTTTAGCACTTATCTCCAGCCTAGACTGACTTTCAGGCATATTCATATTTGGAACATGTGAAATAATGGATTCCTCTTGGGTAAGACTTTCCATCTCTTCATTTGCTTGAAACTCCTTCTCATTTGGCAGGTTCAACTTAGGCCACTTACACTTATCCATCACATAATTCCCATCTTTTCCATGAACCAAGATTTGGGTATCAGAATGCTTTAAGACACTTGAAGCCTCTGTCATATCATGACTTTTACCACTGGTGTTCTCAGGGCAGTTTTTAACTGCATTGCAGTCCAAAACCATATCTGGACTCATGATCATAGGCATATCAGGTGTTTTCCCTCCCTTAGACTGAGTCTCATCTTCCTGTAGATCTACCAGCCCAACTCCTGGGCAAAACACAGCCAGTGGGGTCGCCATGGATTCAACAAATCCCCCATCTGTCCCATAAGAACCACTCATCCCCTCCATTTCTTCCTCCATAGAATCATCCCGATTGGTATCCATCTCTTTATCAATTTGACCCATTCTGTCAAATTTGCTCAGACTTTTCTTAGCATGACCTTCCTTGTAGTGTTTGTCCCTATCCTTATCATTTTTATCCTCAGGCCTGTCTGCCCCTGAAGGATCTCCTTTTCCCCCTTTCCTGGACCCCTGACTACTGCCTTCCACTTCAAACTTGATAAGCCTGCCAATGCCATTGAAAAATATTTCTACTGCTCCTTTGATAGCTCCTGGATTTCTGCATCTCCCCTGCACCCTGATGGTGTCCTCTTTGATAATGCTCAGTTCATCCACTACTAATGGTTCAATCACCAGGCTGGCAATCTCCTTGATGGATTCCACATCTCTAGCCAACTCTGGAACTCCATGGATCTTCACCCAAACTACTTGCAGGATAGAAGAAGTATCATGTTCCCTTGCAGTTTTTTCCAATTTACCTTTGAGGCCAAATACTGACATTTGGAACTCAGATAGCTTAGAAAAAGTTTCCAAGGATAGCTTGTCTGGGAACACCACTAGATATTCTTGAATATGAATCTGTTTGACCTTGAAATCCCATTCCTCTTTCACCAGGTTTTTCAGTTCCCTGTCAACCTTTTCCTCAGTAGCATCCCCAGCCAGTATGGTAAGTAGTCCAGTATTCTGGTGAGTTTTGATCCTATCCTCAGGGAAGTTCATAGTGTAAAACCCCTGTCCTGGTACCCCAAAACCAAACATCTTGATTTTCTTGAATTCAAACTTCTTGCAATCCATCGCCATGTGCCCCACTTCTTTACATTTGTAGCAGACTGGATCATTTGTACAGTCCACTTGAAAATGCCCAGAACCCAAACACCGAAAACACTTGATATCCTGATTAGGAGCTCGATTACCTTTGTTGTTGCCACGTTCCAGATCTCCATCCTTGCCCACTCCATGTCCAGCCCGCTGATCCACATGAATTTCACCCCCTTTACCACCCACACGCACCCCAGTATTCTGATTCCGACTACCTTGCTGGGTAACCCCTTGAGACCAGCCACTCTGCAGTCCCTGTTTTTGACTCTGGAATCTGCCCCCTTGCTGACCCTGACCATGGTAGCCTTCACCCCTGCCACCCACAAAGATTTTGCCACGAGCCACCCTGTCTTGATCAAGATTACTAGGGATTAGGGCCCTCGAATAAGTACCTTCTTGCTTCCTCCCCTTGTTGTCTCCTGGATTCCTCGAATCCCTCATCAGTTGGCGTCTCAGATCTTGTTCGTATCTGAAATCTTCCTGCAACAAATCATCCTCCTCCATCCACTCCTCATTCCTCCAGTCTTCCTGCCTCCTCTTTGGTGGACGATTCGCCATCCCAGTCTCCACTATGCTCGAGAAGGAATGTGAGAGCGGCGCTGGTGGTGGGAGACGCCGAACCTTCCTGGCTAGGTATCCATAGCGTCTGACTTCGTGTCTATGGGCCGGGAAGTAGGAATCCATCACCAAGTTCCCTTTTGGAATCCAGAACCATCCTGGCCCAGGTTCCGGCCCACTAGGAACCCAGGAATGGTTAAACCGAACATCAAATCCATTCTCTTGCACTTTTAACTCCTTCGCTCCTGGTGTCATCTGATCAGATTTCGCGCTACCCCATTGCACATTCGACATTCTCCCCATGGAAGATTCCAAATGTCTCCAAGCATTATCCAACTCTTCCAACTCCGTTTTTGTTGAGGATGCAAATAATTGTTGTCGAATCTCTTTTTCAATTTGTTTTTTAACTCTCTGCTTCCCCCCAGATGTAACCATGGAATATCCCGATTGATCCTTTAGAGGTACTGGCACAATCTTCAGACTCTTCTTCACATTCTCATTCACCGAGATAGAACCAAGTTGAGGCCAAGCCTTTTCCCAATCAGGATCAGGCGAATTAACAGGCAACTCACTATTACCAGGACCactcctgttgtggtatcggtTGGATGGATCCCCTATCCTCCCCACCGACACCCCAGTATGATCCATGATAATCCTGCAGTTAGTTTTGTCTTGATGTGCCCCATTCGAAGCCAAAACACCAACCTCACGCCCTCTATCTCTCTCTGTTTCATGCCGATCAGAAGAAGCACCTGAATTTGCTGAACCAGACCCGACACTTCTAGATGGAGATTTTCTCAGAACATAAATCAGATCAGGGCTAGAACAGGCATCCCCTACATCCCCTGTATCAGCCCTGGAAATCATCCGCCCCTCTGATCCGCGATGAGACATACTCTGCGTATGCACTCGACGATGCTTTCTAGCCAGGAAATTAGCCTCGTGaacttgcttgtcgcaatcaTCACATAAGAACGCATCATCCGCCGAACAGAAATACGACGCCGGATCATCACAAATGTCGCAGAGAAACAGACCCTCAGGCATGACGAACCCTAACTCCCCCGAAATCCTCAAGGGAAGGAAAACTCACCGGTCACAGGAATCAGCGTCGATCCCTGAGGACGCTGATCGCCGTTTCGCGAGATCCTCACCGGAGGGACGCCGGAGAGTTGCCCGGAGATGGACCCGTCTTCCCGCCTCAGAGTCGCCTCAGAGTCCGCCTCAGAGTTGGCGTGATTCTGCCATTGGTTTTttcttcgtttgtttgtggtaaatattatttaatcatggactaactagaattaaaagatttatctcgcgatttacagttaaactatgtaattagtttttattttcgtctatatttaatgcttcatgcatatgtcgaaagattcgatgtgacagagaatcttaaaaactttttaatttttggatgaactaaacaaggcctatgattAGAATACAAAAGCGTGCAATTTGGCTTTctgaatttttttggatttcgttactttaatattttcatttttatttaaaaatattatccaatcatggactaactgcgctcaaaagattcatctcatgatttacaggtaaattgtgtaattagtttttgcttttatctatatttaatgctcgatGTATTGTCCCGTTAAATTTTATGTGACGaataatcttgaaaagttttttggtttTTATGGTAAACtaacttgtttagatccaaaaagtttttgaatttcgatacggtagcattttcatttttatttaacaaatattgtctaatcataaaataattaggtttaaaagaccatatatgtgccgattcaatgtgatagaaaattttgaaaagtttttaatttttgggtgaactaaataagacctaaaTAAGGCCTAGGCCTTGTCCCTCGTGGATGGCATCGCTGGAAGAGGACGAGGAGCACAACACGGAGCAGGAGGGAAGCATAGCAGTGTCACTGGGGAAGTGAAGGGAGCGGCAAGCCCAACGCCTAGAGAGCACAGCAGGGATAGCACTCGAGTAGATGAGAGACTTTGATGAGATTTGCAGAGAGGCAGGATTGGTGGAATTTTTTACTTCGACCATGGTCGTCTCATCAGTCACCTCAGAATTAATGCAGTTCTaattcttttcattatctctatCTGTTAGGCCAAATAAACTCACCTccattataaaaataataatatacaaTAATAATCAAAGCAAAAATTCCTGCCAGTTTTGAGTTGATTATTCaatttgaggccttgtttagttcgtggaaaattttggctttggctactgtagcactttctttTGTATTCGTTTGTTTATGGGTGGATCTTGCAATGGAACTAGGCTGGTGGTTCGAGGGTTCCAAAGAAATACCATAGATGCAGAAATTATGGTCGACATCATGCCGGAAAAAGAATCTTCTTACCACGGATTCCGTTATGCCCCTCGGATGATGAGATTTTCCCGTTCCAATTTAAGAGGAAGCAGTTTCCTATTAGACTCAGCTTTGCCATGACAATTAACAAGGCGCAAGGGCAAACTATCCCTAATATTGGTGTGTATTTGCCTGAATCAGTATTCTCCTATGGTCAGTTGTATGTTGCGCTATCTAGAGCCACTACTAGATCGAACATTAAGATCCTTACCATCCCACCCATTGATAAGAAGAATACGAAAAGGGAGACAAAAATAAATGGTAAATACACGAGAAATATTGTCTACAAGGAGGTTCTCACTTCATGACAAGTTATTTGTCTTCTGTTTTGCAGAGCTGTTATATTCTTATATTTATGTCCTTAGATACTGACCTATTGTATACATCTGAATTTTAGGTAATAATAGAGAAAGTCAGAAAGAAATGAGAGACAAGTAGCTATAACTTACTGATGTGTTATTGATATTTCAGTTTCGCAATCAAATTTAGAGTTATattttagttatctatctttcttGAAGATTTATGTGATATGATTGGTATCAACATTGTAAAACACTCTCATATATATGTTATTGTAGTATTTAGtattcccgttgcaacgcacgaacACTTAACTAGTCAGTTTATACATTGCAGAAGTGTCTGTATATTGTAATGATTTTTTCTTTGTGGGTCAGATTGATAGGACTCCCAAACCACTatgcccttgtttagttttaaattttattttgaatttagctatttatattttcattttatttgataatttgtGTTtaatatagactaattagatttaaaaaaaatcttctcAGTGCCTTCCATCATTCGGCGCTGGCAAATGGCAATGGCCACGACCACCCACCATGGATGAAACTGGTTACACCAGTTATCCCTTCGTTCCAAATTAGTATAAGTTATTTTAGAAATCTTAGGGAGTTAAAGTATCCCAAATttaataaaaattataaaaaatatatatataaaaatatatgacaGCAAATAAGTACTATCAACCTCAAAATTtttagaataacttataatttgggattgaGGGAGTAGTATATAAGGGGGAAATAAAGCTTAGTGAAATTGATGCATCCAACTTTGATTTTTGttctcttgtagttcattcACCATGACTAGAATCTTCCAATGTTTTGTTTTGACTTTTTAGTTATGTTTATGGTCAACATCTAGggtttatgattgaaatttcGATCTTCAATATAATTGAAATTTGTTTATGAGATTCTGGCAATACTGTTTTGGCAACCCTTATTTCACCATATTATCATCTCTCATTTCACATAAGAAAGCTCTGTCACACAAATTAGCAGTATAAAGTTCACTACAGGTGGATTTCTATTCCGGATCCGTTGTTGATTCCCTTAACTATCTATAATATATCTGCTGATGTGGATCATTTTTATATCCATAATAAGCTAGAAAGTAGCCAAATAAAAATCTTAACTTACGAGTTGACATGGTAGGCACTCTCTCTATTTTaaattgcaaaactttttggttcattggttttaggccttgtttagatccgacattttttttagattttgacactataacattttcgtttgtatttgacaaacattgttcaatcatgtactaagtttaaaagattcgtctcgcgatttactggTAAATTGTACActtaataatttttttatctaaGTGCATTACAAAAACTTTTTTtagaagaaaaaacaaaacgTGTAACAATTTAGAATGAAAGGAATATTAAGCGATATTAGTATTTTTCTATGTCGTGAATCCCAAGTTGTCTAGAACCTGTCGTCCTCTTTGGACCATGTGTGCAGTCCATATCTGCGTGCCTTGTGCGTGCTTCGGATCGGATGCACGCAGGGAACGCACGAAGGTTTATTATTTGTCAAAATGCAATTGGCTAAGTGGTCCATCTTCTTGTTGTCAAAAGTTCAAAGCCATACAGCTAGAAATAATATGACGTTGAAAATCATATACTCCctacatttcaaattataagttattgtaagaattaaagcatttttaagtttgaccaaaaatatagaaagaaatataaaaatttatgtcataaaatagttacactatgaaaatataactaacaaagaatctaacgatacttggttggtaccaaaaatattattattttactatataaatttggtcaagcttgaaaaactttgactctccaagattcttgaaatgacttataatttgggacggagggagtactagttATTGGTATGAAATGCGTACATACGACTAATATATACTCCCTTCCTTCTAAACTAAGATACATAATTTTTATTACAATGGGTATATATAtttagatacatagcaaaaattatatatatcttATAAAATACTAAAACATGGGAGTATATAAAGTGAAACTGCGTGCATGGTTCTTGCAGAAATTTTAACATGCAAAATTAAACGATAGACACTCAAATCTCGTTGCGGCACTCCATACCTTAGAGCTTGATCGGTTAACCGACAGGCATCAGATGTCATTGCTCGTTTGGCGCGTTCGGTCATATTGTCTGTGGAGTGGCCAGGGGTGTGTGGGCCGGAAATGGTAGGCCGTTCACGGGCCATGCTTGGCTGGCCACGACATGTCAAACG is part of the Sorghum bicolor cultivar BTx623 chromosome 10, Sorghum_bicolor_NCBIv3, whole genome shotgun sequence genome and harbors:
- the LOC8065568 gene encoding uncharacterized protein LOC8065568 gives rise to the protein MISRADTGDVGDACSSPDLIYVLRKSPSRSVGSGSANSGASSDRHETERDRGREVGVLASNGAHQDKTNCRIIMDHTGVSVGRIGDPSNRYHNRSGPGNSELPVNSPDPDWEKAWPQLGSISVNENVKKSLKIVPVPLKDQSGYSMVTSGGKQRVKKQIEKEIRQQLFASSTKTELEELDNAWRHLESSMGRMSNVQWGSAKSDQMTPGAKELKVQENGFDVRFNHSWVPSGPEPGPGWFWIPKGNLVMDSYFPAHRHEVRRYGYLARKVRRLPPPAPLSHSFSSIVETGMANRPPKRRQEDWRNEEWMEEDDLLQEDFRYEQDLRRQLMRDSRNPGDNKGRKQEGTYSRALIPSNLDQDRVARGKIFVGGRGEGYHGQGQQGGRFQSQKQGLQSGWSQGVTQQGSRNQNTGVRVGGKGGEIHVDQRAGHGVGKDGDLERGNNKGNRAPNQDIKCFRCLGSGHFQVDCTNDPVCYKCKEVGHMAMDCKKFEFKKIKMFGFGVPGQGFYTMNFPEDRIKTHQNTGLLTILAGDATEEKVDRELKNLVKEEWDFKVKQIHIQEYLVVFPDKLSLETFSKLSEFQMSVFGLKGKLEKTAREHDTSSILQVVWVKIHGVPELARDVESIKEIASLVIEPLVVDELSIIKEDTIRVQGRCRNPGAIKGAVEIFFNGIGRLIKFEVEGSSQGSRKGGKGDPSGADRPEDKNDKDRDKHYKEGHAKKSLSKFDRMGQIDKEMDTNRDDSMEEEMEGMSGSYGTDGGFVESMATPLAVFCPGVGLVDLQEDETQSKGGKTPDMPMIMSPDMVLDCNAVKNCPENTSGKSHDMTEASSVLKHSDTQILVHGKDGNYVMDKCKWPKLNLPNEKEFQANEEMESLTQEESIISHVPNMNMPESQSRLEISAKGNLCAEDLMDNEVFFEKNIEGDDSEWQAPRPRKVKKPKKVVMATRTSSRIPRDGIPIAAKATQRAMERNTITGTSSNSFTILNNCPNSVLQNVISDLDLEIENVDECLDAFKAEEIARAKIAEAKYNSFLEKEKQKTAPKSVDEEQEFTMGVISNIQREFNPDSLGGRDNGLKLSKLKDGQPVDNPK